The Amycolatopsis nigrescens CSC17Ta-90 genomic interval CGTGCTCCACCGTCATCACGCCGCCGACGGTGGCCGCCTCCGCGACCCGGATCGTGGGCGACTCGGAGTAGAACGGTTGCTGCGGCTCCGGTGCCAGCACCCGGCAGCGCACCCAGCCGGCCCGCACTCCGGCGACCACCGAGGGCACATGGCCGGCCGGTACCCGCAGCACCACGTCACCCGGTCGGTTCAGCCCGCCGGTGGTGTCCTCGTAGGTCTCGCATTCGGCCCAGGCCGTGCCGTCCCACGCCTCCCACACCAGCGGTGGCTGCCGGGGATCGACCCCGATGCCCTCCACCTGGCTGTCCAGCCGCACCGCCAGCACGCACCTCGGCACCGCTGCCGACAGGCCGAGCAGCATCACGTCACCGGGCGCGGGCTCGGCCTGGAAGCAGCGCACGTCCTTGCCCGCGTTCAGGTCGTTGGTGTGATCGGACTGCTCGCCGGTGGCCGAGACGGTGAGCAGCCGGTCCAGTTCGCACGGCACCAGCGGAAGTGGTGCCACGGTGGCGAAAACGACCGCTTCGTCGGTCTCGGAGCCGGCGGTGGCGACCTCCGTGCCGGCCGGCAGCAGTACCACGTCCGGCTGCGGCGCGGATAGCCAGAACAGCACCTCCGCCCTGGCCGCGGCCGGCGGGAACAGCCGGATCCCGAGCAGGTCGAGGAAGGCGAGATAGTTCTTCTCCGGCACCCGGTTGAGCCGGTAGACGAGCTGGTCGACCATGTGCGCGAAGGTCTCGATGAGGGTCACCCCCGGATCGGAGACGTTGTGGTCGGTCCATTCCGGGGTGCGCTGCTGGACGTACCGCTTCGCTTCGTCCACCAACTGCTGGAATCGGCGGTCGTCCAGGTTGGGCGCGGGCAGCGCCATCAGGCCACGTCTCCTTCCCCGGCGTCTTCCGCCGTGCCCTCGAAGGGGATCGTGTAGAAGGGGAACACCAGGTTGCGCTCGTCGTTGGTGGAGCGCACGGTGTAGCGGACGTCGATGTAGAGCACCCCGGCCCGTTCGGTGTCGTAGGCGATCACCACGTCCGACACCTCGATGCGGGGCTCCCAGCGATCCAGCGCCGCCCGCACCTCGTAAGCGATCCGGCCCGCGGTGGCCCCGTCGTTCGGGGCGAACACGTAGTCGTGGATGCCGCAGCCGAACTCCGGGCGCATCGGGCGCTCACCGGGCGCGGTGCCCAGCACCAGCCTGATCGCCTCGGCCAGCTCCCGCTCCTGCTCGACCATGGCGATGCCGCCGGTCGGACCGACCCGGAGCGGGAAGGCCCAGCCCCGGCCGATGAACCGCTCGCTCATGTCTCCTCCGCGGGTTTGCGCGCATCCGCGATCGTGTCGACAGGGCGCGACTCCCGCTGCCTCGTCACGGTGGCGAGGCGGGCGCCCTGCCGCCCCGATAGCGGGGCCTGCCGGCCAGTGCGCGCGCCGTGGTGGGGGTGCTGGGTGCCGCGGCTTGATCCAGGGCTGTTCATGGTGTGCCGCCGATCTGCACGTTCGGTGCGCCGGACGCGACGCTCGCGCCGCAGGTGGTCATGTCCCCGACGCTGGCGGCGGGCAGGCCGTGGATGAGCACCTGCCGGGTCACCGAACCGGGACCCGGCCTGCGGATCACCCGGTTCGCCGGGCCGAGCGGCGCGTGCTGGGGGACGGTGCACTGGTGCACGCTGCCGGTCACCGCGGCTGGCCTGCCGCCGATCAGCACCGTGCCGAAACCGGGCGGCGGCGGGAGCGGGGGCATCACCACGCCGGTGGGCGGGGCGACCGGAACCCCGGTCGGGTTGGCGGCGGCGACCGGCACGTGGGAGGTGCTGTCACCGACCCTGGCTGCGGCGGGCATGGCGGTGGTCCTTTCTTCGCGGCCGGGTCAGTTGATCCGGACCATCCGGCCGCGCAGGGTGGCCAGCGCGCCGCCGTCGATGCCGATCCGGGTCCGCGCGTCGATGGACACCGAGGCGCCGGACAGGTTGAGCGTGCCGTTGCCGGCGTCGATGGTGATTCCTTGCGGGGTAAGGCTCAGCGAGCTGAGCGCGCGCCTGCCGCCGGGGGCGAACACGGTGATGTCGATCTTGTTGCCGGTCTCGTCCAGCCGGACCTCCAGCCGGTCGTTCCCGCTGGCGATCCGGACCCCCGGCGGCCCGGTGGTCCCGTCGATCAGCTCCAGCCGGTGCCCCTTGCGCGACACCAACGAGCGGCGGTTGACCTTGCCCATCCGGTCTACCAGCGGCAGCTTGTGCGGGGAGGGCACGTCCTTGCCGTTGTACAGCCCGCCGAGCACGTAGGGCCGGTCGAGCAGGCCCTGCTCGAAGGCGACGAGCACCTCGTCGTTCACGTCCGGGCTGAACACTCCGCCGCCGCCGAGCCCGCCGAACTGCACGGTGCGCACCCAGTCGGTCTGGTAGGTGGCGTCCAGCCAGGGGAACTTCAGCTTCACCCAGCCGCGCTGGGCGCCGCCGGTTTCCCGCACGTCGGTGACGATCGCGGTGGCGACCCCGGGCAGCCGCGGCGTGCTGGCGGCCGGCATGGTCAGCCCGCCCAGCGACCGGTCCGGGCTCGCGCTGACCAGCACGGTGGTGCGGTAGCCGGCGTCCGGGTCGAGCACGTGGTGCACGGCGGTCGCGGTGTAGCGGCCGGAGAAGGCGGGGCCGACGTTGCCGAGCGCGACCGGGGTGCCGGCCCGCAGCCGCGGGTCGCCGTCCACCACGGCTTCGATCTCGCCGAGTCCGGCGCTGATCGACTCGGCCAGCGAACGGGCCGCGGCGGTGGTTTCGGCCTGGTTGCCGTAGGGCGTGTCGGTGGCCAGCGCGGTCGCCTTGCCGAACGCCCCGTTCACCTTCGCGCCGGTCAGCCCCGGCAGCACGGTCTTGCTCTTGGTGGCGGCCTGGTTGGCCACCGTCGCGGTCTTGGTGTCCACGTTCCAGCCGCGCACCTGCACCGAGTCGGCCTGGCCCGCCGCGGTGAGCACGGCGCGCAGGATCTTCAGGTTCCGGCCGTACTCCAGCAGGAACGGGTTCTGCTTGGCCGAGGTGGTCGGCGGGGGAGCCTTCATGGCCGGCTTGGGCTTGACGAAGTCGACCTTGCCGAGCCGATCCACCCGCAGCACGGTGCCGTGCTGGCGGGCCAGGTCCTGCAGGAACTCCCAGTCGGTCACGCCGGCCTGGCTGAGCTGGGGATAGCTGATCCGCTCCGCCTGGATGCGGCCGGGCACCAGACCCGCGGTCTGGATCACCTTCCGCACGATGGCGTCCGCGGTCATGTTCCGGAAGGCGATCACCCGCCGGTTGCGGAATAGCCGGTGCGCTTTGCTCAGCGCGCGCACCACGGTGAACGTGCCGCTGGCGGTGTCCGAGTCGACCTCCAGCGCGGTGACCTCACCGGTGAACAGCGGTTCCGGCGCGCCGTTCACCACGGACAGGGAGACTTCCAGCTTGCTGCCGATGGTGATTCCGGTGGCGGCCAGCAGTTCGTGCTTCGGGTCGTGGAAGGTGAGGGTGGCCGCGTCGGGCAGCCCGACGTTCTCGTCCACCGTGGTGTGCACCAGTTGCTGCTGCCAGATCGGCGGCAACGGTCCCGGGGCGGCCACGATCGGGTCGGCCGCGAAAGATCGTCCGCTGGTCACATTGCCCACGGTGCCGCCTCCAGGAGGTCTTCGGCCGGTGCGGCGGCCGGGACGAGCAGTTCGCTGCCGGGCGGCAGGTCCAGCGGGTCGTCGATGCCGTTGGCCTCGGCCACGATCCGCCACGCGGTCGCGTCGCCGTACTCCCGCCAGGCCAGCTGGGCCAGGCTGTCCCCGACGACCACCCGATGCGTCCTGGTCGCGTCGCGGGCACCGGAGGTCGGGTTCTGCCCCGGCGCGTCCACGGAAGCCTCTTCGATGGCCAGCGAGCAGACCGCGCGCAGCGGCATACCGTCCACATCGAACAGCGAGTAGTCCACCGAGAAGCTGGACAGCACCCCGTCGAACGAGGTCGTCCTGGCGGTGCCCCATTCGAACCGCACCCAGGGGCTGGCCGGCTTCTTCGCGCGGAGGCTCTTCGGCGTGGGGACGCAGGCCTTCATCAGC includes:
- a CDS encoding GPW/gp25 family protein; amino-acid sequence: MSERFIGRGWAFPLRVGPTGGIAMVEQERELAEAIRLVLGTAPGERPMRPEFGCGIHDYVFAPNDGATAGRIAYEVRAALDRWEPRIEVSDVVIAYDTERAGVLYIDVRYTVRSTNDERNLVFPFYTIPFEGTAEDAGEGDVA
- a CDS encoding PAAR domain-containing protein — protein: MPAAARVGDSTSHVPVAAANPTGVPVAPPTGVVMPPLPPPPGFGTVLIGGRPAAVTGSVHQCTVPQHAPLGPANRVIRRPGPGSVTRQVLIHGLPAASVGDMTTCGASVASGAPNVQIGGTP
- a CDS encoding VgrG-related protein, yielding MTSGRSFAADPIVAAPGPLPPIWQQQLVHTTVDENVGLPDAATLTFHDPKHELLAATGITIGSKLEVSLSVVNGAPEPLFTGEVTALEVDSDTASGTFTVVRALSKAHRLFRNRRVIAFRNMTADAIVRKVIQTAGLVPGRIQAERISYPQLSQAGVTDWEFLQDLARQHGTVLRVDRLGKVDFVKPKPAMKAPPPTTSAKQNPFLLEYGRNLKILRAVLTAAGQADSVQVRGWNVDTKTATVANQAATKSKTVLPGLTGAKVNGAFGKATALATDTPYGNQAETTAAARSLAESISAGLGEIEAVVDGDPRLRAGTPVALGNVGPAFSGRYTATAVHHVLDPDAGYRTTVLVSASPDRSLGGLTMPAASTPRLPGVATAIVTDVRETGGAQRGWVKLKFPWLDATYQTDWVRTVQFGGLGGGGVFSPDVNDEVLVAFEQGLLDRPYVLGGLYNGKDVPSPHKLPLVDRMGKVNRRSLVSRKGHRLELIDGTTGPPGVRIASGNDRLEVRLDETGNKIDITVFAPGGRRALSSLSLTPQGITIDAGNGTLNLSGASVSIDARTRIGIDGGALATLRGRMVRIN
- a CDS encoding LysM peptidoglycan-binding domain-containing protein is translated as MTQPGKSLARAQLLIMEPPPKVGAKPGARIARVQFQFNPNKLALTKSTEWRRQPSRMAAESATPEFVGSGPRSLSLEVFLDATADHKDSVEKKVEQLMKACVPTPKSLRAKKPASPWVRFEWGTARTTSFDGVLSSFSVDYSLFDVDGMPLRAVCSLAIEEASVDAPGQNPTSGARDATRTHRVVVGDSLAQLAWREYGDATAWRIVAEANGIDDPLDLPPGSELLVPAAAPAEDLLEAAPWAM